DNA from uncultured Campylobacter sp.:
AAAAGCAAGCGGCTACAAGGATAGTTACTTCGTTATGCCGTTTGTTGATGAGCTAGAGGACGTAAACGCGACTAGAAAGGCGCTCCTTTATGCGATCGGCAGACAAGAGAGCCGCTTTATCCCGGCCGTCATCTCGACCTCTTATGCGCTTGGCATGATGCAGTTTATGCCGTTTTTGGCTAACCATATCGGCAAAAAAGAGCTTGCGATCCCAAATTTCGATCAGGACGATATGTTTGATCCGCGTCTTGCTTTAAAATTTGCGGATCATCATCTAAATTATTTGGAGAAATACCTCTACCACCCGCTTTTTGTAGCTTACGCGTATAACGGCGGTATCGGCTTTACTAAGAAAATGCTTCAGCGAGGCGACCTTTTTAACGAGGGCGAGTATGAGCCGTTTTTATCTATGGAGCTCGTACCTTTTGCCGAGAGTCGCGACTACGGCAAAAAGGTACTTGCTAACTATGTTATTTACCTAAGGCTTCTCCGTTCCAGTACATCGATTTCGACACTTTTTGAAAGCTTAAAGACGCCTTCTTTGACGGATAAATTTCGAAAGTAAGGTTGATTTTATCGCTTTTAATCTCTGGGGTGCTGACCTCGAAATACTGCGCCCACGGAACCTCAAAGCTAACTTTTTCTAAAAGCGGATCGTTTGCGGCTAGGCGTCTAACTAGGATGCCTTGCTGCAAACCGTTTGCCGCAAAGCTCTCCTCTAAAATTTTAACCTCTTTGGGATGTACGGCCACGACGAATTTCTCTCTTTTTTGCTCATCGATTAGCTCGCTATAGATCGGATTTAGATAGGTCGCAACGATTAGGATGTTAGTCTTTTTATCTATGATCTCAGACTTGCTCGTGTAGGCCAAAAGCTCGTTTTTTAGCGGTTCGTGGATATACTTTTTATCCGCGCAACCGACTAGCGCCAAAATAAAACTTAAGAAAAATACGCTCTTTTTCATTTTAAAACCTCTTTAAATTTGGTGCTATTTTAGATAAATTTTGCTTTTAAAAAGCCTAAATTTGCTATAATCGGCGTAAATTTTGAAAATTCGGAGAAAAATGAAGAAAGCGGCAATGGCTTTTTCGGGGCCTTCAAATAGCGGTAAAACCACGCTTATTTTGAAAGTCGCCAAAAAATTTATCGATGACGGGCTAAAAGTCGTGATCATCAAGCATGATCCGGGCGACAAGGCGAGATTTGACGTCGAGGGCAAGGATAGCTATAAATTTAGCCAAATAGGCGCCGAGGTAGCGGTCATGAGTCCGACGCGCACGACTTTTTTTTCGCAGGAGAGCAAGAGCGTGGAGGACGTCGTAGCGATGGCGGGAGAGTTTGATTTGCTGCTGGTAGAGGGGCTAAAGACCCTGCCGCTGCCGCGTATCAGCGTGTTTAAGGACGAGATAAACGAGGATTATCTTAGCTTTTCAAACGCGATCGCAAGCTATAAAAAAGACTACGAGATCGATAAACCAAACTTCGATCTAGACGATACGCAGGCTATCTGCGAGTGGATACTAAAAAATGCAAAGGTTTTAAAATGAACGAAATTTTTGAAACGATTAAAAAGATCGCCGTAAAAATCGGCGAAGAGATAAAATACGCCGATCTAGGCTACACCGATCATGCTAACGCCACGGGCGACACGCAGCTAAAACTAGACGTTAAAAGCGACGAAATCATCACGGCCGAGTTTACAAATTTAGCCTGCGTAAAAGCGCTCGTTAGCGAAGAAAAAGAGGATATGCTGGCGCTAAACGATGGCGCGAAATTTATCGTCGCCTACGATCCGTTAGACGGCTCTAGCCTAGTGGACGTAAATTTTTCTATCGGCTCGATTTTCGGCATTTACGAAAACGAGCTAACTCCGCAAAATCTAAAAGCCGCCGCCT
Protein-coding regions in this window:
- the mobB gene encoding molybdopterin-guanine dinucleotide biosynthesis protein B translates to MKKAAMAFSGPSNSGKTTLILKVAKKFIDDGLKVVIIKHDPGDKARFDVEGKDSYKFSQIGAEVAVMSPTRTTFFSQESKSVEDVVAMAGEFDLLLVEGLKTLPLPRISVFKDEINEDYLSFSNAIASYKKDYEIDKPNFDLDDTQAICEWILKNAKVLK